From a region of the Arachis ipaensis cultivar K30076 chromosome B09, Araip1.1, whole genome shotgun sequence genome:
- the LOC107618915 gene encoding DNA damage-repair/toleration protein DRT100: protein MRFWIWGLNLVLILSILSQFSKIAAEEASPSQAPICSEEDRASLLRFKAGILQDTTETLSSWTGKDCCDGGWEGVQCNPSTGRVNVLQIQRPERDSDTFMKGTLSPSLGNLHFLEVLIISGMKHITGPIPPSLSNLTRLTQLVLEDNSLGGYIPPSLGRLSLLQTLSLSGNHLKGQIPPTLGSLRNLVQINLARNLLSGPIPLSFKPLRNMQYIDLSYNLLSGSIPDCIGEFKNLTYIDLSNNQLAGRIPLSLFSLVNLLDLSLSFNKLTGIIPDQFGSLKSLTTLQLSSNQLTGHVPLSISRLQNIWYLNVSRNGLSDPLPAIPPKGIPSLLSIDLSYNNLSLGSIPDWIRTKQLKDVHLAGCKLKGPLPHFNRPDSLNSIDLSDNYLVGGISNFFTNMSSLQMVKLSNNQLKFDISQMKAPEGLSSIDLHGNQLVGSLSTILNNRTTSSLEVIDVSNNFISGRIPEFIEGSSLKVLNLGCNQISGSLPVSISNLMELERLDISRNHISGSIPTGLGQLVKLQWLDISINGLTGQIPSSLSQISNLKHANFRANRLCGEIPQTRPFNIFPPVAYAHNSCLCGKPLQPCKGNLQKKKIGQ from the coding sequence ATGCGATTTTGGATATGGGGTCTGAACCTTGTTCTCATACTTTCAATCCTCAGCCAGTTCTCAAAAATTGCTGCAGAGGAAGCTTCACCATCACAGGCTCCAATCTGTTCAGAAGAAGATAGAGCTTCTCTGCTCAGATTCAAAGCAGGGATACTGCAGGACACAACAGAGACACTGTCTTCATGGACTGGAAAAGACTGCTGTGACGGCGGTTGGGAAGGAGTTCAATGCAATCCTTCGACGGGGCGAGTCAATGTGCTGCAAATACAGAGGCCTGAAAGAGATAGTGACACATTCATGAAGGGAACTCTGTCTCCTTCATTAGGCAATTTGCACTTTCTAGAGGTATTGATTATCAGTGGAATGAAGCATATTACTGGACCAATTCCTCCTAGCTTATCGAATTTAACCCGCCTTACGCAGCTAGTTCTCGAAGACAATTCTCTTGGAGGTTACATTCCTCCCAGTTTAGGCCGTTTATCATTGCTGCAGACACTTTCACTTAGTGGAAACCATCTCAAGGGGCAAATCCCTCCAACACTAGGGAGTCTGAGAAACCTTGTCCAGATCAATTTGGCAAGAAATCTCTTGTCAGGTCCTATACCCTTGAGTTTCAAACCCCTTAGGAACATGCAATACATTGATCTTAGCTACAATTTGCTATCCGGGTCTATCCCGGATTGTATAGGTGAGTTCAAAAACTTGACTTATATAGACCTGTCCAATAACCAACTAGCAGGAAGAATTCCATTGTCCTTGTTCAGCCTTGTCAATCTTTTAGATTTGTCCTTGAGCTTTAACAAGCTCACAGGGATCATTCCAGACCAATTTGGAAGCCTGAAATCCTTAACAACTCTTCAGCTCAGCAGTAACCAGCTCACAGGACATGTTCCGCTATCCATATCAAGATTGCAGAACATTTGGTACCTTAATGTATCAAGAAATGGCCTATCTGATCCCTTACCAGCTATCCCTCCTAAGGGAATCCCTTCCCTTTTGTCCATAGACCTATCTTACAATAATCTCAGCCTTGGAAGTATTCCTGATTGGATCAGAACCAAGCAGCTCAAAGATGTCCATTTAGCAGGGTGTAAATTGAAGGGACCTCTCCCACATTTCAATAGACCTGACTCTTTGAACTCCATAGACCTATCAGACAATTACCTAGTTGGTGGCATTTCAAATTTCTTCACAAACATGTCTAGCTTACAAATGGTTAAGCTCTCAAACAACCAATTGAAGTTCGACATTTCTCAGATGAAAGCGCCAGAAGGGTTATCTTCCATAGACTTGCATGGAAATCAGCTAGTGGGTTCACTATCCACAATCCTAAATAACAGGACAACAAGTTCTTTGGAGGTTATAGATGTATCAAACAATTTCATTTCAGGTCGCATTCCGGAATTCATTGAAGGATCAAGCTTGAAGGTGCTAAACTTGGGGTGCAACCAGATATCAGGTTCATTGCCAGTTTCAATCTCAAATTTGATGGAACTAGAGAGATTGGATATTTCAAGGAATCACATATCAGGAAGCATCCCTACAGGTTTAGGTCAGTTGGTAAAACTGCAATGGCTTGACATATCCATAAATGGATTAACAGGACAAATTCCAAGTAGCCTGTCACAGATCAGTAATCTAAAGCATGCAAACTTCAGGGCAAACAGGCTATGTGGAGAGATACCACAGACAAGACCATTCAATATCTTTCCACCAGTTGCTTATGCCCACAATTCTTGTTTGTGTGGCAAGCCTTTACAGCCATGTAAGGGAAACCtacagaagaagaagataggtCAGTGA
- the LOC107619373 gene encoding high mobility group B protein 2-like isoform X3 — MKPRTSESEEESGKLGEGSSTSQGQRVDAVESRSSSVIVRGSDGSGFVKCPDCGKDVPALLISMHGCSDEAKTKMNLETQLVERPYEAKRPVRKNPRFIVPKAKRAKVEKTKKVKDTDVPKKPPSSFFLFMDDFRESFKEANPDSKDDNRVRKEARDKWRSMTDEEKKPYSDKFAELKVEYEKAMEIYNAAKAGEEGEGEGEHEEGADEQSDKKAAAAGEEGEGEGEHEEGADEQSDKEEAAAGEEEELTDED; from the exons ATGAAACCACGAACCAGTGAAAGTGAAGAAGAAAGTGGAAAATTGGGAGAGGGAAGCAGCACATCGCAGGGGCAGAGAGTCGACGCAGTTGAATCTCGATCCTCGTCGGTTATTGTTCGCGGCAGCGATGGCAGCGGTTTCGTCAAATGCCCAGATTGCGGCAAGGACGTTCCTGCTCTACTTATCAGCATGCATGGTTGCAGCGACGAAGCCAAAACTAAAATGAATCTCG AGACACAACTTGTGGAACGGCCTTATGAAGCTAAGAGACCAGTGAG GAAGAATCCAAGATTTATTGTACCAAAGGCTAAAAGGGCCAAAGTTGAGAAGACGAAGAAGGTGAAAGATACAGACGTGCCAAAGAAGcctccatcatccttctttctcTTCAT GGATGATTTTAGGGAATCTTTTAAGGAGGCGAACCCTGATTCAAAGGATGATAACAGG GTTCGTAAAGAGGCTCGTGACAAATGGAGGTCCATGACTGATGAA GAGAAGAAGCCTTATTCTGATAAATTTGCTGAACTTAAAGTGGAATATGAGAAGGCTATGGAAATTTACAATGCTGCTAAAGCAGGAGAAGAGGGAGAAGGTGAAGGAGAGCATGAAGAGGGGGCTGATGAACAATCTGATAAAAAAGCAGCTGCTGCAGGTGAAGAGGGAGAAGGTGAAGGAGAGCATGAAGAGGGGGCTGATGAACAATCTGATAAAGAAGAAGCTGCTGCAG GTGAAGAGGAGGAGCTGACTGATGAGGATTAA
- the LOC107619373 gene encoding HMG1/2-like protein isoform X2, producing MKPRTSESEEESGKLGEGSSTSQGQRVDAVESRSSSVIVRGSDGSGFVKCPDCGKDVPALLISMHGCSDEAKTKMNLETQLVERPYEAKRPVRKNPRFIVPKAKRAKVEKTKKVKDTDVPKKPPSSFFLFMDDFRESFKEANPDSKDDNRVRKEARDKWRSMTDEEKKPYSDKFAELKVEYEKAMEIYNAAKAGEEGEEGEGEGEHEEGADEQSDKEEAAAGEEGEGEGEHEEGADEQSDKEEAAAGEEEELTDED from the exons ATGAAACCACGAACCAGTGAAAGTGAAGAAGAAAGTGGAAAATTGGGAGAGGGAAGCAGCACATCGCAGGGGCAGAGAGTCGACGCAGTTGAATCTCGATCCTCGTCGGTTATTGTTCGCGGCAGCGATGGCAGCGGTTTCGTCAAATGCCCAGATTGCGGCAAGGACGTTCCTGCTCTACTTATCAGCATGCATGGTTGCAGCGACGAAGCCAAAACTAAAATGAATCTCG AGACACAACTTGTGGAACGGCCTTATGAAGCTAAGAGACCAGTGAG GAAGAATCCAAGATTTATTGTACCAAAGGCTAAAAGGGCCAAAGTTGAGAAGACGAAGAAGGTGAAAGATACAGACGTGCCAAAGAAGcctccatcatccttctttctcTTCAT GGATGATTTTAGGGAATCTTTTAAGGAGGCGAACCCTGATTCAAAGGATGATAACAGG GTTCGTAAAGAGGCTCGTGACAAATGGAGGTCCATGACTGATGAA GAGAAGAAGCCTTATTCTGATAAATTTGCTGAACTTAAAGTGGAATATGAGAAGGCTATGGAAATTTACAATGCTGCTAAAGCAGGAGAAGAGGGAGAAG AGGGAGAAGGTGAAGGAGAGCATGAAGAGGGGGCTGATGAACAATCTGATAAAGAAGAAGCTGCTGCAGGTGAAGAGGGAGAAGGTGAAGGAGAGCATGAAGAGGGGGCTGATGAACAATCTGATAAAGAAGAAGCTGCTGCAGGTGAAGAGGAGGAGCTGACTGATGAGGATTAA
- the LOC107619373 gene encoding high mobility group B protein 2-like isoform X1 — MKPRTSESEEESGKLGEGSSTSQGQRVDAVESRSSSVIVRGSDGSGFVKCPDCGKDVPALLISMHGCSDEAKTKMNLETQLVERPYEAKRPVRKNPRFIVPKAKRAKVEKTKKVKDTDVPKKPPSSFFLFMDDFRESFKEANPDSKDDNRVRKEARDKWRSMTDEEKKPYSDKFAELKVEYEKAMEIYNAAKAGEEGEGEGEHEEGADEQSDKKAAAAGEEGEGEGEHEEGADEQSDKEEAAAGEEGEGEGEHEEGADEQSDKEEAAAGEEEELTDED; from the exons ATGAAACCACGAACCAGTGAAAGTGAAGAAGAAAGTGGAAAATTGGGAGAGGGAAGCAGCACATCGCAGGGGCAGAGAGTCGACGCAGTTGAATCTCGATCCTCGTCGGTTATTGTTCGCGGCAGCGATGGCAGCGGTTTCGTCAAATGCCCAGATTGCGGCAAGGACGTTCCTGCTCTACTTATCAGCATGCATGGTTGCAGCGACGAAGCCAAAACTAAAATGAATCTCG AGACACAACTTGTGGAACGGCCTTATGAAGCTAAGAGACCAGTGAG GAAGAATCCAAGATTTATTGTACCAAAGGCTAAAAGGGCCAAAGTTGAGAAGACGAAGAAGGTGAAAGATACAGACGTGCCAAAGAAGcctccatcatccttctttctcTTCAT GGATGATTTTAGGGAATCTTTTAAGGAGGCGAACCCTGATTCAAAGGATGATAACAGG GTTCGTAAAGAGGCTCGTGACAAATGGAGGTCCATGACTGATGAA GAGAAGAAGCCTTATTCTGATAAATTTGCTGAACTTAAAGTGGAATATGAGAAGGCTATGGAAATTTACAATGCTGCTAAAGCAGGAGAAGAGGGAGAAGGTGAAGGAGAGCATGAAGAGGGGGCTGATGAACAATCTGATAAAAAAGCAGCTGCTGCAGGTGAAGAGGGAGAAGGTGAAGGAGAGCATGAAGAGGGGGCTGATGAACAATCTGATAAAGAAGAAGCTGCTGCAGGTGAAGAGGGAGAAGGTGAAGGAGAGCATGAAGAGGGGGCTGATGAACAATCTGATAAAGAAGAAGCTGCTGCAGGTGAAGAGGAGGAGCTGACTGATGAGGATTAA